Genomic segment of Myxococcus stipitatus:
GGACGCCGCGAATCGCTCGGGCCGCAGCGCCCTCGATGCCCTGGAGCAGCTGCGGGCTCGCATGTTCCGCTTCGCGCACGAGGCGCTCGGCATCGAAGCCAAGCCCGCCGCCTGACCTGCTCGGAGCCTCAGGCCCCGGAGGCGATGGCCCGCTGCACCTGGGGCACTCCGGGGAGCATGGGGGCGGGGTTGAGCGCCTGCACCAGCAAGGCCCGCAGCGCCTCGCCCAGGTCGTCCACCACGCTGAGCGCTCCCGCTGGTGCCCCCTGGAGCGCCGCGGGGACCTCCGCGCCCACCACGACAATGGGCATCCGCGCCTCCCACGCCAGGTAGTGCGCGAGCCCCACCGCCGGCTCCGAGACGTCCATCAAGAGCGCGCCCACCGCGCCCGCGCTGAAGGGCCGCCACAGGGGCCGCGCCGCCTCGGCGGGAGGCAGGGTGCAGAAGTCCAGGCGCAGCACCTCGCTCAGCACCAGCCGCCCCAGCGTCCCGAAGCCGCTCTTCACCGCGGTGGGCTCGGCCGACAGGGCCTCCAGGCCGGGCACCCGCGCCATCACCCGGCGCGCGGCGGAGGAGCCGCTGCCGCAGACGAAAATCTTCGCGGTGGCGACCTTCGCGGGCGCCTTGGTGCGCAGGATGCGGCCTCGCAGCGCGTGCACCTCCGCGGCGCCCAGCAGCTCGTTGGCGTTCGCGTCCGCGCCATCCGCGTCCGCGGGCTTCGCCACCCCGCGTTGGATCAGCGTGGACAACACGCCCAGCACTTCCAGGTCCGTGGCGGGCGCCAGGTCGAGCACCTCGCCCAGCGCGCGCGGCTGACGCAACAGCCCCACCACCTGCGCCGTCACCGGGTGCTGGTCCTGCTGGAGGTCCAGGTCCGGCGCCAGCATCAGGCGCGTGTGGCGCGGAGGCAGGCCCGGCATCAGCCGGTTCACCTCGTCCGACTGGCGCATGCCCTCCAGCAGCGCGTCGTCCATGGCGCGGTTGATGCGCGGTCGCGCCGGGCTTCCACCGGGCGAGAAGGTGAAGGTGCCATCGGCCCACGCCAGCAGGCGGAACAGCGCCTTCTCCCCTTCCACGCGGCCCAGCTTCGCGTTCACCGGGCGGCCTTCCGCCACGTGGATTTCGCCGCGCTCGTTGCCCCGCTCCAGCGACAGCTTCCCGCTGCGCCGGTTCATCCCGAGCAGCTGCATCAGGTCCGGGATGCTCAGCTGGCTGAGCGAGCCTTCAATCTCCTGCTGCTCGACCTTCAGGTCCTTGGCCGCCTCGTTGCGGCGGAAGATGTGCTCGATGCGGCTGAGCACCTCGTCCAGGTTGAAGGGCTTGCGCAGGTAGCCGTCGCGCAGGCCCCGGTAGCGGTCCCCGTCGAAGCTCGACGTGGTGAGCACCACCGGGATGTCCTCGGTGCGAGGGTTGGTGCGGAGAATCTGGATGAAGGTGCGCGCCTCCAACAGGCGGCAGCCCTCGTCGAACAGCGTGAGGTCGGGGTGGCGCAGCACCGCCACTTCCAGCGCGCGCGAGCCATCCGGCGCGTAGTGCACCTGATACCCCTTGGTGCGCAGCGCGCGGGAGAGCGCACGGACCGACTCGAGGTCGGGGTCGGCGATGAGAATCTTGCGGACCTGGGCCACGTGGCGCTCCGCTTCGTGTCAGTAGGGCTGCAGGTCGTACTCGGCCTGCAGCTTGGAGATGAGCCCGTCCACCACCGCGGTGTCCGAGGTGTGGAACCCCCACGTCGCGCCGCGCCCCCGCCGCTGGATGAGCGCATAGGCCGCGCTCTCCGAGAGCCAGAGGATGAACTCGTGCCGCGACACCCGCTCGTCCCCTTCGAGGAACACGGGCGTCAGCGCGGGATGCGACTCGAGGTCCACCCGGCGCCCCAACAGGTAGATGCGCGACGACAGGTCCGGCGGCGCCGACTCCAGCCCGGAGGCGATGGGCAGGTCCGAGCGGATCTCCGGCCCGCCCACGTACAAGAGGCCCCGCGAGCCCGGGTCTCGCATCAGCTCGCGCGCGATCTCCGCCTGGAGCTCGTCGAAGAGGACGTCCGCCACCTTGCCCCGGCGGCTGGGCTCGGCGCGCTCGTCCAGCGGGAGCTTGGGGCTGTTGGGCGTGCCGAGCAGCAGGTCCACCTCGTCCCAGAACGGCAGCCCGTCCAACATCAGGCGCCGCTGGAGCGACGCGCGGCGCTCGTCCATGCGGCGGCGGCAGCGGTGCACCAGCTCGTCGAAGTCCTCGCCGTCCTTCGGGAAGGTGCTGGCTCCGCCGACGAGGGCCAGGGGCAGGCGCGACTCGACGTCCTGGACCTCGGGCTCCTCGCGCACCGCGGCGACGGCGCGGCGCACGAACATCATCGCGCCGAAGAAGTCCGTCTCCGGCAGGAGCAGGTAGAACTCCTGGTCGCTCGCCTTCGCGATGACGTCGGAGTCGCGGATGATCTTGCTCAGCGCGCGGATGATGCCGCGCACCGCCTTCTTCGCGTCCGCCGCGCCCTGGCGCACGCGCACCAGCGGCAGGTTGTCGATGGAGAAAGTCAGCAGCGAGAAGGTCCGACCATAGCGCCGCGCCTTGTAGATCTCCTTGGAGGCGTAGTCGGTGAAGTAGCTGAGGTTGTAGGCCGCCGTCTCGCGGTCGCGGAGCCCCAGCCGCTGGAGCGCCATCATCCTCCGGCCGTTCTTCACGCCCACCGCGGCGAAGTCCGCGAGCACGCGCGCATCCCGCGAGTGCTCGGGCCGGAAGTCTCCCGCCAGCGGGTCGGAGAGCTGCGCGAGGCCGACAATCTCCCCAGACACCATCAGCGGCACGTACAGCACCACCGAGCGCTCATCCCGGGCGAGCCACGGCTGCGCATCCTTCAGCCGCGCGGCCAGCGGGCCCTCCGGGTTCATCTTCTCCGCGAGGAACTGCTTGTCGAGCAGCCCCCGGTACGCGCGCAGCACCAGGTCGCCCCGGTCGTCGAGCACCCACAGCGCGGCGCTCTGCGCGTCGCACACCGCGGACAGCTCCGAGATGATTCGCTCCTGGAGCCACTCCAGGTCCGACTGGGAGATGAGCTCCAGGCAGCGCTGGTGCAGGTTGTGGAAGCGGGCGAACTCCAGGTTCTCGTCGCGCAGCTGCGCGCGCTCGCGACGCAGGGCCGCGCGCTCCAGGGCGCGGTCCACCGCGAGCACCAGGTCCGTCTCCTCCACCGGCTTGACGAGGCAGTCCGCCGCGCCCGAGCGCAGCGCCATCTCCGAGCCCTTCACGTCCAGGCGATGGCTGACCAGGATGACCTCCTGGTCCGGGTCCCTCTCGCGCAGGCGGGCGGTGAGCGCGAAGCCGTCCACGCCGGGCATCACCACGTCGGTGATGACCAGGTCGAACGGCGTGCGTGCGGCCTCCTCGAGCGCCTGGGTGCCGTTCTCCACCGCGACCACACGGTGCCCATGACGGGCCAGCATGTCGCTGGCGAGCTGGCGGAAGAACAGGTCGTCGTCAACGACGAGAATAGGACCGGCCACGCGCTGTCAGACCCGGGAGCGAAGGGGGAGCGCGGAGGTTACCGGCCCGATGGAAGCGCGACAACGCCCTCGAAGACAAACGCGACGGGTCCACGGAGGCGGATGTCGGACAGGTCGGCGGGCACGCGGATGGCCAGGTCGCCTCCGGGCAAGGTGACTCGCAGCCAGGTGTCCGCGGGCAGCCGCCCCGCCAGCACCGCGGCCACCGCCGAGGCACACGCCCCCGTTCCACACGCCTGGGTCAGCCCACAGCCTCGCTCCCACACGACGACGGTGAGGCCGTCCGGCTCCACTCGGACGAACTCGACGTTCGTCCGGTCCTTGAACGCCGGATGCCGCTCCAGCTCCGGCCCCAGCTTCGCCGCGTCTTCCAGTGGACGGTCCAGGAGGACCAGATGGGGGTTGCCCATGCTCACCGCGGAGGCGCGCAGGTCCGGGTACCCCTGCAGCTGTGAGTCCAGGAAGGGGCGCCCCGTGGCACCCGAGGGGAGGTTGGGCGCGACGAGGCGCGCGGGGCCCATGGAGATGTCCACGACGACGACTCCGCCGTCGCCGTAGCCGGGCACGCAGGTGAGCACGCCCGCTCCGGTCTCCACATCGAGTCGGCCGGGGTGTTCCGCGGAGTGGTCGACCAGGTACTTCACGGCGCAGCGCAGGCCGTTGCCGCACATCTCCGCGATGCTGCCATCGGCGTTGTGGACGACCATCCGGGCCAGGCCCTGCTCGGAAGGCAGGAGCGCGAGGACACCGTCCGCGCCGATGCCGAGCCTGCGGTCGCACATCCAGCGCGACGTCTCGGCGTCGATGTCCATCCCGGACCGGCGACGGTCCAGGACCACGAAGTCATTGCCCAGGCCTTGGTACTTGAAGATGCGCTCGCGAACGTCCACGAGGGCAATCCTAGTCGCGGACCGTCATTCGCGCTCGTCCGCCTTCTTCGACGGGGGCATGTCGAGCGCCGGCACGGCGCCGCGCGGGGGCTTGACCTGGGGGATGGTGGGCGAGCGCGCGGGCGTGCCTGGCGCTCCGGTGCGTCGGGACGCGTCGCCCTTCACGGCGTTGGGCTCCGGGTTGGCACGGTCGGCGCCGTCCTGGAGGGGGTTGCCGCCCGAGCGAGCCGCCTGACGGCGCAGGGTGGTCAGCTCCTTCTCCTGCACCTCGAGCATCTCCTGGAGTTGCTCCACGTGGGACTGGAGCTGCTCCATCTCCGCGGCCATCTCGAGAACGGCCTCGGGCTGGGAGGAGGCCTTGAGCTCCTCCATGCTCTTGAGGAGCTCGGCGCGCTCGGCCTCCATCGTGGCGAGTCGCGCCTGCAGGTCCTTCACGAGGGGCTCGAGGCGGGCGCGCTCGAAGCGGTCGTTGAGGAGCTCTTGCTTCTCGGCGGTGAGGGCCTGGGTCTGCTCCTGGAGGCGCGTGAGCTCGGTGCGGAGGGTGGTGAGGCGGTCGGAGGTGGAGCCCTCGCGCTGCTGGAGTTGACGGCGGGCGTCTTCGAGCGCCGCGGCGACGTGGGCCCGTTCGGCGCGCTCGGTGTCGAGCATCCGGACGGCGTCGGTGGACGCGGTCTCCATCGCGGTGATGCGCCCTTCCAGGCGGACTCGGGCGGCCCGCGCGACGGTCAGGTCGGACTGGAGGCGCTCGCGCTCCGATTCGGCGCGGCCGGCGCGCTCTTGCAGCGACTGGAGGGTGGCGGCGCTCTCCGTGGCGGCGGCTTCGAGCTCGGAGATACGGGCTTCGAGCTTCGACTCCGATGCGTCCTTGGATGCCCGCGCGGAGTCGAGGAGGGAGACGGACTCGGCGAGGCGGGCCTCCAGGGCCTCCTTGCTGGCCCGGACTTCCTCCAGCAGGGACAGCGTGCTCGTGAGCTTCGACTCCAGCTCGACGTGGTTCGTGTGCTCTGCCTCGAAC
This window contains:
- a CDS encoding DUF4388 domain-containing protein; translated protein: MAQVRKILIADPDLESVRALSRALRTKGYQVHYAPDGSRALEVAVLRHPDLTLFDEGCRLLEARTFIQILRTNPRTEDIPVVLTTSSFDGDRYRGLRDGYLRKPFNLDEVLSRIEHIFRRNEAAKDLKVEQQEIEGSLSQLSIPDLMQLLGMNRRSGKLSLERGNERGEIHVAEGRPVNAKLGRVEGEKALFRLLAWADGTFTFSPGGSPARPRINRAMDDALLEGMRQSDEVNRLMPGLPPRHTRLMLAPDLDLQQDQHPVTAQVVGLLRQPRALGEVLDLAPATDLEVLGVLSTLIQRGVAKPADADGADANANELLGAAEVHALRGRILRTKAPAKVATAKIFVCGSGSSAARRVMARVPGLEALSAEPTAVKSGFGTLGRLVLSEVLRLDFCTLPPAEAARPLWRPFSAGAVGALLMDVSEPAVGLAHYLAWEARMPIVVVGAEVPAALQGAPAGALSVVDDLGEALRALLVQALNPAPMLPGVPQVQRAIASGA
- a CDS encoding GGDEF domain-containing response regulator, which produces MAGPILVVDDDLFFRQLASDMLARHGHRVVAVENGTQALEEAARTPFDLVITDVVMPGVDGFALTARLRERDPDQEVILVSHRLDVKGSEMALRSGAADCLVKPVEETDLVLAVDRALERAALRRERAQLRDENLEFARFHNLHQRCLELISQSDLEWLQERIISELSAVCDAQSAALWVLDDRGDLVLRAYRGLLDKQFLAEKMNPEGPLAARLKDAQPWLARDERSVVLYVPLMVSGEIVGLAQLSDPLAGDFRPEHSRDARVLADFAAVGVKNGRRMMALQRLGLRDRETAAYNLSYFTDYASKEIYKARRYGRTFSLLTFSIDNLPLVRVRQGAADAKKAVRGIIRALSKIIRDSDVIAKASDQEFYLLLPETDFFGAMMFVRRAVAAVREEPEVQDVESRLPLALVGGASTFPKDGEDFDELVHRCRRRMDERRASLQRRLMLDGLPFWDEVDLLLGTPNSPKLPLDERAEPSRRGKVADVLFDELQAEIARELMRDPGSRGLLYVGGPEIRSDLPIASGLESAPPDLSSRIYLLGRRVDLESHPALTPVFLEGDERVSRHEFILWLSESAAYALIQRRGRGATWGFHTSDTAVVDGLISKLQAEYDLQPY
- the dapF gene encoding diaminopimelate epimerase, which gives rise to MDVRERIFKYQGLGNDFVVLDRRRSGMDIDAETSRWMCDRRLGIGADGVLALLPSEQGLARMVVHNADGSIAEMCGNGLRCAVKYLVDHSAEHPGRLDVETGAGVLTCVPGYGDGGVVVVDISMGPARLVAPNLPSGATGRPFLDSQLQGYPDLRASAVSMGNPHLVLLDRPLEDAAKLGPELERHPAFKDRTNVEFVRVEPDGLTVVVWERGCGLTQACGTGACASAVAAVLAGRLPADTWLRVTLPGGDLAIRVPADLSDIRLRGPVAFVFEGVVALPSGR